The Solibacillus isronensis genome includes the window AAGAACCATAAAGATTTTTCAAGGTCTTCTGATACTAAAGCAACGTGCCCTAATTTTGCGATTTCCGGTGCGTAAAGAAATTTTTCCATTTATATTCACCTCATAGGATATTAGTTTTTTTAAAAGGTCATCTGAATCTTTTCTTTTTCAATCCTGCTATTAACCTTGAATATTTGTATTAACACCGAATAAGTGCCTGCCGTAACCTAAAATTCCATCTTCATAGAGAGAAGTAATGTGGGTCGCAATCGCCATCAAGTCACGAGTAAATAGTTCTACCGGATGACCTTTTAATAACGCATGACCGCCTAATGTAAGTAGTGACTTTACACCGATCTGTGTACATTTATCGATAACTTTTGCACGAATCGCTTTATATTTAGCCCCTTCGTAGGAACCACCTTTATCCGTTTGCATCATATTGATATATTCATTTAATAGTGTTTTGGCAGAAAGCAATTCAAGCTTTAGCTCTGAAAGCACACGTTGGCTGGTAGGGGACTCTTTTTCATTTACACCTGAAAAGCGTACGCGTCCCGCTGTATGTTTTTCAAATTCATCAAGCACACGCTCGGCACCACCGACAGCCATCGCTGCAAAACCTACATAGAATCCAGGGTAGAATGGTGTATTGTAGTATAAATAATTCTGGTCAAAATCTTCATATGGTGGCTGGCTATTTTCAATAATTTTGCTGAAACGTAAAATGGCATCAGGTTTCACAAAAATGTTATCGACGATTAATGTGTTGCTGCCTGATCCGCGAAGACCAAGTGAATCCCACGTTTTTACAACTTCCAAGTCAGAAACTTTCAGTAAAATCCCTACACGTTCTGGTTTTTCACTGTCATCAAATTTCATCATTGCGCCAACGCCAACCCAATCACAATAGTTGATACCGCTTACAAAATTATACTTGCCGGAAACGAGATAACCGTCTTCCGCTTTTTCTACTTTGCCTATTGGGGCAAATACGTCTGCTACAAAACCTCCCTGATTAATGACTTCATCACGAATGTGTTTTGGGTAATAGCACACCCAAGCGTTATGAGCTGAGAAAAAGTACGTTAACCATGCAGCTGAAAGATTGTGGTAACCAACTGTACTTACCATATCAACGAATGTGCGCCAATCAAGTTGTGGATAGCCAAATTCTTTAGGCAAAATTAAACGGTGAATTTCCTCCTCCCGGATAATATCAGCTATGCGGGGAGAAATTGTCGAGTTGTGATCGGCTTCAATTGCTTCTAGCTCTGCAACTTCACCAATACGCTTTGCTTTTTGAATTATTTCTTCATAAAGGTCTTTATTTTCAACTACGGTAACCATTTAATCATTCCTTTCAAAAATAGTTTATTGGGCTGTAACCTTTTGTCCTTTTTCAACTGCTAAAAAATCTATAACAAGTTTGTTAACGATTTCTGGTTGGTCAGTTTGTGCCTGGTGACCGCAGTTTTCAATATATTCAAATTTAATATTAGGTAACAATTTTTCGAGTTTATATCCTGTCTCAACTGGTGCAACAGCATCTTGGTTCCCCCAGATAAATAAGCCAGGGACTTTTAATTTTGGTAACGAATCTTTTATGCAGTAGCGATCCCAAAGTTTTGGTTCCTCATTCATTCTTGCCAAGTATGCGTCAAATGCTTGATTAGATTCTCGTACACCTGGGCGGGTTGCGGCTTGATGACGGAGCTGAATCAACTCTTCCGGAACGACTGTGTCTTCATTTGAATTACGATACATAAATTTTCGTAACGATTCTTCTGTATAATCGTATCCAATTACTTCCAAGAATGAACGGAGCTTTCTTTCAGGTACTTCTTGCATTGCCTGATAAATGGTATTACTGCCGATATAAACTACTTTATTTACCTTTTCAGGATGGTCGATTGCATATTTAGCTGCAATGTAAGCTCCTTGTGAGTTACCGACAAGTGATACTTCATCCAGACATAGGGCTTCAATAAAATCATGTACATGATCTACTAAACTTTGATGTCCGTTTACAGGCCATGCATGAGGGCGTACATCTGTGAACCCCATTGATAATTGATCGATTGCATATGCGCGGAACCCTGCTTTTGCCAGAGCTGGCAGCATAAAACGCCATCCGGCTGCGCCACAAGCCCCCGGTCCTGCTCCGTGTAGTAATATCACTGCTGGTCCTTCTGTTCCGGCCCAAGAATAGTGCGTACGTACACCATTTGCTAATACGTAACTATTATGAAATCCTTCAAAAATTGTCATTGTTTTACCCCCTTGTGATGATAAGTAGTATTTTCTGCTTTGAGTATACCTGTAAAAAAATTTAAAAGTTATAGTGATTTTTATTGAATGAATAGTGAGAATCTTTAAAATTTATTGAAAAACAAATTTTATTTTTGTAATATGGGGAATAGAAAATCAAAGGGGAAGTGAATTTAATGAGTGAAATTGCATTCGATTCTAGTAAAACAAAAGATATTTTAATGTCGGCAAATGCCTTCCACACATTAAAAAACAATTTAGTTAACAATATTGGTTCCCATAAAACGAAAGGCTTTTTATTCCGTTTTGGCAAAGAATTTGGGATGGAATCTGCAAAAAATACTCTTCAAAATAAAGGTTCCAAAGATCTTGTCGGTAAAAGACATTCGCGCTTAGGTCATGTTAAAGATGTTATTTTCATGGGGGAAATTATAGCTCACCCGGACGGCACGATTGAATGTAATAATACATGGGGACAATGGGTAGAATCATTTGAAGCAGCACTGCATCTTAAAAATTACGGTCTGGCAGATGAATGTGTTTGTCATATGCTATGCGGTTTTGCAAGTGGTGCATTGACATATGAATTTGGGGAGTCAATTATTGCTATTGAATATAAGTGCGTAGCAAAGGGGGATTCATGCTGTGAATTTAAAGTTCGTCTGGAACGTGACTGGATGGAAGAGGAAGAAGAACTGATCAACCTTTATCAAAATGATAATATTTTATCAGAGCTCGAAATGACATATGATTCACTTCTGCATCATAAACAAGTGCTTGAAAAAATATCAAAGTTTCACGGTCAACTCACGCAAAAAGTAACTGAAAAACATTCATTGAATGAAATTATAGAGACTGCTTATGACTTGTTGAACATTCCGATTTTAATTGAAGATATTCACGGTAATCCGTTATGCGAAATAGGTTTTAATGAAGAACAGAAACTTTCAATAAAAAAAGATAAGGTGAAATTATCGGAGTTCAATAGTAAACACAATATTTCACAGTATAAAGGGGATCAATACTGGAAGCTGACAGCGCCTGTTCTGATAAATAAAAGAAACTATGCTACTTGTTCACTT containing:
- a CDS encoding acyl-CoA dehydrogenase family protein codes for the protein MVTVVENKDLYEEIIQKAKRIGEVAELEAIEADHNSTISPRIADIIREEEIHRLILPKEFGYPQLDWRTFVDMVSTVGYHNLSAAWLTYFFSAHNAWVCYYPKHIRDEVINQGGFVADVFAPIGKVEKAEDGYLVSGKYNFVSGINYCDWVGVGAMMKFDDSEKPERVGILLKVSDLEVVKTWDSLGLRGSGSNTLIVDNIFVKPDAILRFSKIIENSQPPYEDFDQNYLYYNTPFYPGFYVGFAAMAVGGAERVLDEFEKHTAGRVRFSGVNEKESPTSQRVLSELKLELLSAKTLLNEYINMMQTDKGGSYEGAKYKAIRAKVIDKCTQIGVKSLLTLGGHALLKGHPVELFTRDLMAIATHITSLYEDGILGYGRHLFGVNTNIQG
- a CDS encoding alpha/beta fold hydrolase yields the protein MTIFEGFHNSYVLANGVRTHYSWAGTEGPAVILLHGAGPGACGAAGWRFMLPALAKAGFRAYAIDQLSMGFTDVRPHAWPVNGHQSLVDHVHDFIEALCLDEVSLVGNSQGAYIAAKYAIDHPEKVNKVVYIGSNTIYQAMQEVPERKLRSFLEVIGYDYTEESLRKFMYRNSNEDTVVPEELIQLRHQAATRPGVRESNQAFDAYLARMNEEPKLWDRYCIKDSLPKLKVPGLFIWGNQDAVAPVETGYKLEKLLPNIKFEYIENCGHQAQTDQPEIVNKLVIDFLAVEKGQKVTAQ
- a CDS encoding V4R domain-containing protein; translated protein: MSEIAFDSSKTKDILMSANAFHTLKNNLVNNIGSHKTKGFLFRFGKEFGMESAKNTLQNKGSKDLVGKRHSRLGHVKDVIFMGEIIAHPDGTIECNNTWGQWVESFEAALHLKNYGLADECVCHMLCGFASGALTYEFGESIIAIEYKCVAKGDSCCEFKVRLERDWMEEEEELINLYQNDNILSELEMTYDSLLHHKQVLEKISKFHGQLTQKVTEKHSLNEIIETAYDLLNIPILIEDIHGNPLCEIGFNEEQKLSIKKDKVKLSEFNSKHNISQYKGDQYWKLTAPVLINKRNYATCSLFYFGENHIEENDHLFLERISTVVALCILYEEAQFEEQQRMRSSLLERLIHNRNIKDIESYYKFLPFKFQPPFSTGIISVKKKKKNNEIIDIHDQLTQLSMLAKEWDLPCIFAVLGEDIAILNSLSSDKQGWEKKITKIFNKMEKQNSEYKYSIGLSRTFSNFKDFEGSLQEARTAQRFPNQKLLTTYEHLGMLGDIVKHMSVEQLHEMAKKTLKELYNFEDSRKKELLHTLYVYLLNSQRLKETMDELALSIGGIQYRIKQIEDQLQISLKNASTAAYTLLVIQALILSDSLNFEEFER